From a region of the Streptomyces tirandamycinicus genome:
- a CDS encoding glycoside hydrolase family 65 protein, protein MRTANPEWTWEYEGYDPAAERLRESLCTLGNGYFATRGAVPESAAGLVHYPGTYAAGCYNRLESTVAGRTVVNEDLVNLPNWLPLRFRIHSAEGPPGQWFTPDSHSFLHYRHTLDLRRGTLTRTFRYRDGRAGVLGVEQIRAVHMADPHLAVLRTVFTAEDWSGEIEVESAIDGDVLNGNVHRYRSLSRNHLAHVQTGTEESETVWLGCRTNSSDVGIAMAARTVVSGGRPASSLLHPARHRAVRRLVIPLAPGVPVVVDKTAALHTSRDRAIGDPLGAAVDRASTAADFDALMAGHTTAWAQLWRHADIRVPGQAGRVLRLHLFHVLQTLSPHTADLDVGVPARGLHGEAYRGHVFWDELFVLPYLNLHFPEVSRALLDYRHRRLPRACRAARETGRAGAMYPWQSGSDGREETQQLHLNPRSGRWLPDRTRLQHHVGSAIAYNVWRYCEATGDTEFLHTKGAEMVLQIARFWADTAALDPGTGRYRIRGVVGPDEYHDGYPGAERPGLDDNAYTNVTAAWVLGRAVDLVGRLPAWRRRELFERVELDVDEPARWEEVSRRLRVPHHRGVISQFDGYGDLAELDWDGYRERYGDIRRLDRILEAEGDTVNRYQASKQADVLMLGYLFSPAELRQLFGRLGYDLDDRLWHRTVDYYLRRTSHGSTLSGLVHGWVLARVRRADAWSYCREALEADIADIQGGTTGEGVHLGAMAGTLDLVQRGLTGLETRENALWLDPVPLPALSEYGFPLRYRGHWGVGVRLRSGQLEIAVPESRESPIRVVLTDQAVTVAPGETCTLVLPAG, encoded by the coding sequence GTGAGAACGGCGAATCCGGAGTGGACCTGGGAGTACGAGGGCTATGACCCCGCGGCCGAACGGCTGCGTGAGTCACTGTGCACGCTCGGCAACGGCTACTTCGCCACCCGCGGGGCCGTGCCGGAGAGCGCAGCGGGCCTGGTGCACTACCCGGGGACCTACGCGGCCGGATGCTACAACCGCCTGGAGTCCACCGTGGCCGGGCGCACGGTGGTGAACGAGGACCTGGTCAACCTCCCGAACTGGCTGCCCCTGCGGTTCCGGATCCACTCCGCCGAAGGACCTCCGGGCCAGTGGTTCACCCCGGACTCCCACAGCTTCCTCCACTACCGGCACACCCTGGACCTGCGGCGGGGCACACTCACCCGCACGTTCCGCTACCGGGACGGCCGGGCCGGCGTGCTCGGTGTCGAGCAGATCCGCGCGGTGCACATGGCGGATCCCCACCTCGCCGTGCTGCGGACCGTCTTCACCGCCGAGGACTGGTCGGGAGAGATCGAAGTCGAGTCGGCGATCGACGGTGACGTGCTCAACGGGAACGTCCACCGCTACCGGTCCCTCAGCCGCAACCACCTGGCCCATGTGCAGACCGGGACGGAGGAGTCCGAGACCGTGTGGCTGGGGTGCCGCACCAACAGCTCCGACGTCGGTATCGCGATGGCGGCCCGTACCGTCGTCTCCGGTGGCCGGCCGGCTTCGTCGCTGCTCCACCCCGCCCGGCACCGGGCCGTCCGCCGGCTGGTGATCCCCCTCGCCCCCGGGGTGCCCGTCGTCGTGGACAAGACCGCGGCCCTGCACACCTCGCGCGACCGGGCGATCGGCGACCCGCTCGGCGCCGCGGTCGACCGGGCGTCCACGGCCGCGGACTTCGACGCCCTGATGGCCGGCCACACCACCGCATGGGCCCAGTTGTGGCGGCACGCCGACATCCGGGTGCCCGGTCAGGCCGGTCGGGTGCTGCGGCTGCACCTCTTCCACGTCCTGCAGACGCTCTCACCGCACACCGCGGACCTCGACGTGGGCGTACCGGCCCGCGGACTGCACGGTGAGGCGTACCGAGGGCACGTCTTCTGGGACGAGCTGTTCGTGCTGCCCTATCTGAACCTGCACTTCCCGGAGGTCTCCCGCGCGCTTCTCGACTACCGGCACCGGCGTCTTCCCCGGGCGTGCCGGGCCGCCCGGGAGACGGGGCGGGCCGGGGCGATGTATCCCTGGCAGAGCGGCAGCGACGGCCGTGAGGAGACCCAGCAGCTGCATCTCAACCCCCGTTCGGGCCGGTGGCTGCCGGACCGCACCCGGCTCCAGCACCACGTCGGCTCGGCCATCGCCTACAACGTGTGGCGCTACTGCGAGGCCACCGGCGACACGGAGTTCCTCCACACCAAGGGCGCGGAGATGGTGCTGCAGATCGCCCGCTTCTGGGCGGACACCGCCGCCCTGGACCCCGGGACGGGCCGCTACCGCATTCGCGGCGTGGTCGGCCCCGACGAGTACCACGACGGCTACCCGGGTGCGGAACGGCCCGGTCTGGACGACAACGCGTACACCAACGTCACCGCCGCCTGGGTACTCGGCCGTGCCGTGGACCTCGTGGGGCGCCTCCCGGCCTGGCGCCGCCGGGAGCTCTTCGAGCGGGTGGAACTGGACGTCGACGAACCCGCCCGGTGGGAAGAGGTGTCCAGAAGGCTGAGGGTGCCCCACCACCGGGGCGTCATCAGCCAGTTCGACGGCTACGGCGACCTCGCCGAGCTGGACTGGGACGGATACCGGGAGCGGTACGGCGACATCCGGCGCCTCGACCGGATCCTCGAGGCCGAGGGCGACACCGTCAACCGCTACCAGGCGTCCAAGCAGGCCGACGTCCTGATGCTCGGCTACCTCTTCTCACCCGCCGAACTGCGGCAGCTCTTCGGCCGCCTCGGCTACGACCTGGACGACCGGCTCTGGCACCGGACCGTGGACTACTACCTGCGCCGCACCAGCCACGGCTCCACCCTCAGCGGCCTGGTCCACGGCTGGGTCCTCGCGCGGGTCAGACGGGCCGACGCATGGTCGTACTGCCGTGAGGCCCTCGAGGCGGACATCGCCGACATCCAGGGCGGCACCACCGGCGAAGGCGTCCACCTCGGCGCCATGGCGGGGACCCTCGACCTGGTCCAGCGCGGCCTGACCGGCCTGGAGACCCGGGAGAACGCGCTGTGGCTGGATCCGGTACCGCTCCCCGCGCTGTCCGAGTATGGGTTCCCGCTGCGGTACCGCGGCCACTGGGGTGTCGGGGTGCGGCTGCGGAGCGGGCAACTGGAGATCGCCGTACCCGAGTCGCGGGAGTCCCCGATCCGCGTGGTGCTGACCGATCAGGCCGTCACCGTCGCACCGGGAGAGACCTGCACGCTCGTGCTGCCGGCGGGCTGA
- a CDS encoding pyridoxamine 5'-phosphate oxidase family protein: MRAHLGDQLVIQSPATGATRREGEIVGLHHTDGTPPYDVRWSDTDEVTLVFPGSDAHVRHLEHLEPLGRPPGATAPPPGPGTEGPGAGTTGAEGAGGEGAGVEEAGTEGPGAGADGPRPDGPPGPGGIGGRLAAARERQGLSRATVAGRAAMSPEYLAYLEERPADPGLGALARLAGALGTSVAALRGGGTDLPPGQGRALLRPRLRDLGADECRARLSTHGLGRVAVTTPDGPAVVPVNYEVVDDRIAFRTAPGSVPAAAAGTEVAFEVDHLDETESRGWSVLVVGPARHVTDPGAVRRLAEGAHTRPWAGGEREMWVAIQPRRVTGRRIDPAEE; this comes from the coding sequence ATGCGAGCTCACCTCGGCGACCAACTCGTCATCCAGAGTCCGGCGACCGGCGCCACCAGGCGCGAGGGCGAGATCGTCGGACTCCACCACACGGACGGAACACCTCCCTACGACGTGCGCTGGTCGGACACGGACGAGGTGACGCTGGTGTTCCCCGGGTCCGACGCCCATGTCCGCCACCTCGAGCATCTCGAGCCTCTCGGGCGCCCGCCCGGGGCGACGGCACCGCCCCCCGGGCCGGGCACGGAGGGGCCGGGTGCGGGGACCACGGGTGCGGAGGGGGCAGGCGGTGAGGGGGCAGGCGTCGAGGAGGCGGGTACCGAGGGACCGGGCGCGGGGGCCGACGGCCCCCGGCCGGACGGGCCACCCGGTCCCGGCGGCATCGGCGGGCGCCTGGCCGCCGCACGCGAGCGGCAGGGGCTCTCCCGGGCCACCGTGGCCGGCCGTGCCGCCATGTCGCCCGAGTACCTTGCCTACCTCGAGGAACGCCCGGCCGACCCCGGTCTGGGGGCCCTCGCCCGTCTGGCCGGCGCGCTGGGCACGAGCGTGGCAGCGCTGCGCGGGGGCGGCACCGATCTGCCGCCGGGACAGGGCCGGGCCCTCCTCCGTCCCCGGCTGCGGGACCTCGGCGCGGACGAATGCCGCGCCCGCCTCTCCACCCACGGCCTGGGCCGTGTCGCCGTCACGACCCCGGACGGGCCGGCGGTCGTGCCGGTGAACTACGAAGTCGTCGACGACCGGATCGCCTTCCGGACCGCGCCCGGCTCGGTGCCCGCGGCCGCCGCGGGCACCGAGGTGGCGTTCGAGGTCGATCATCTGGACGAGACCGAGAGCCGGGGCTGGAGTGTCCTCGTCGTCGGCCCGGCGCGACACGTCACGGATCCCGGCGCGGTGCGGCGGCTCGCCGAAGGCGCGCACACCCGGCCTTGGGCGGGCGGTGAACGGGAGATGTGGGTGGCCATCCAGCCCCGGCGCGTGACCGGCCGCCGCATCGATCCGGCCGAGGAGTGA
- a CDS encoding CBS domain-containing protein, giving the protein MQHRTVAELMTRQVVRARRDLPFKEIVKLLAENDVTAVPVVDEQDRPMGVVSEADLLRKSADQEDPSGRMPIPRPEAWERAKAEGVRAEELMSAPAVCARPEWNVVEAARLMEVHGVKRLPVVDETDTLLGIVSRSDLLRVFLRRDDAIRDEITRDVLQQTLGLAPSAVAVDVLEGQVTLDGSVEFRSLVPIIERLCRSVDGVVSVSAHITYRSDDTGRTATGG; this is encoded by the coding sequence ATGCAGCACCGAACGGTCGCAGAACTCATGACCCGGCAGGTCGTCCGGGCGCGGCGCGATCTGCCGTTCAAGGAGATCGTCAAGCTTCTGGCGGAGAACGACGTCACCGCCGTACCGGTGGTGGACGAGCAGGACCGCCCGATGGGAGTGGTCTCCGAGGCAGACCTGCTGCGCAAGTCCGCGGACCAGGAGGACCCGTCCGGCCGTATGCCGATCCCGCGTCCGGAGGCCTGGGAACGCGCCAAGGCCGAGGGGGTCAGGGCCGAGGAGCTGATGTCGGCCCCCGCGGTGTGCGCGCGCCCGGAGTGGAACGTGGTCGAGGCGGCCCGTCTCATGGAGGTGCACGGCGTCAAGCGGCTGCCCGTCGTGGACGAGACGGACACGCTGCTGGGCATCGTCAGCCGGAGCGACCTGCTGCGGGTCTTCCTGCGCCGTGACGACGCGATCCGGGACGAGATCACCCGCGACGTGCTGCAGCAGACGCTGGGCCTCGCCCCCTCGGCGGTGGCGGTCGACGTCCTGGAGGGGCAGGTCACCCTGGACGGATCCGTCGAGTTCAGGAGCCTGGTCCCCATCATCGAGCGCCTGTGCAGAAGCGTGGACGGGGTGGTCTCGGTCTCCGCACACATCACGTACCGGAGCGACGACACCGGGAGAACCGCCACGGGCGGGTGA